A single window of Methanofastidiosum sp. DNA harbors:
- a CDS encoding methylated-DNA--[protein]-cysteine S-methyltransferase, whose translation MQHFYCLKRSCLGTFGIVWKENNKRKVIKIFLPTDKTLLMQTIKKDYHNAKKSNSLEELSSQINRFISGEKIKFNLDILDFDICTDFEKKVLIAEYNIPRGFVSTYSRIAKSIGVPKGARAVGNALANNPFPLIIPCHRAIRSDGSLGGFQGGLEMKKKLLENEYIVFSKGRVSSDRIYY comes from the coding sequence ATGCAGCATTTCTATTGCCTGAAAAGGTCTTGCTTAGGTACATTTGGCATTGTTTGGAAAGAGAATAATAAGCGAAAAGTAATTAAAATCTTCCTTCCTACGGATAAAACTCTATTAATGCAAACAATAAAAAAAGACTACCACAATGCAAAAAAATCAAATTCTTTAGAAGAATTATCATCCCAAATAAATAGATTCATCTCAGGAGAAAAAATAAAATTTAATCTCGATATTTTAGATTTTGATATCTGTACCGATTTTGAGAAAAAAGTACTAATTGCAGAGTATAATATTCCGCGAGGATTTGTCAGTACTTATTCTAGAATAGCTAAATCAATAGGTGTTCCAAAAGGTGCTAGAGCAGTAGGAAATGCACTTGCTAATAATCCATTTCCTTTGATTATACCCTGTCATCGGGCAATAAGATCTGATGGTAGCCTTGGAGGATTTCAAGGAGGTTTAGAGATGAAAAAGAAATTGTTAGAAAATGAATATATAGTATTCTCAAAAGGGAGAGTTAGCAGTGATAGAATATATTACTAG
- a CDS encoding rubrerythrin, whose protein sequence is MLSKIPINLDKIRKGEIDKEILRVGIIAELDAVSLYEQLAAMTTDKNIKILFLDIAKEEKTHVGEFQAMLLMLDKQQAQEMEKGKKEVGDLIK, encoded by the coding sequence ATGCTTTCAAAAATACCAATAAATCTTGACAAGATACGAAAAGGAGAGATAGATAAAGAAATTTTAAGAGTGGGGATAATAGCTGAATTGGACGCAGTAAGTCTATATGAGCAACTTGCAGCTATGACTACTGATAAAAATATAAAAATACTTTTCTTAGATATAGCAAAAGAAGAAAAGACACACGTTGGGGAGTTTCAGGCCATGTTGCTGATGTTGGATAAGCAACAAGCACAAGAGATGGAAAAAGGTAAAAAAGAAGTAGGAGATTTAATTAAATAA